CGCCTCGCTCGACCAACTCCGCCAGCGCGCGCTCGACCTCGGCCTCGCTCAGGCCGCTCCCTTCGAGGGTCTGGAGGACCTGGTCCTTCGAGAGGGCCACGAGGCGCTCGCCGTCGCAGTTCAGATCGACGATCTGTTGGACCAACTCCAGGGTGTTTTCGGATAGGTGCGTGGACACGGTGCGTTCTCGCTACCGAACCATCGGGGGCAGAGGATATAAATGATCGTACAATTATGAACTCGGGTTCCGTTTGTCGGTGTTCCCGCACAGTGGTCACTCTCGCCGTTTACCGCCGAACGCCATCCCCGGTGACGGCGTTCAGCGGCGAGAGACGAGGGTAATCACTGTCAGCCCTCCAGTTCCTCGTGGAGCGCCGCCCGCCACGCCTGCGGATTGTACCACCCGCAGCCGACACAGCCGATCTCGTCGTCGTACTCCTCGTCGCCCTCGTAGTAGTACTCGATCTCCAGGAACGGCGGGCGCGTGCCGGTCTCGACGCAGGACTCGCACTTGCGGCTCTTCAGGAGATTGTGCTTCCGCGAGAGGAGCTGGAAGTGCGCTTTCACCTCCGCGTCGCTCATCGACTCGTAGTCGAAGCTCTCGGACTCCTCCCAGCGGACCTCCGGAACCCGGTGGTCGACCTCCAGGGTCGTGCTCGGCGAGGAGCCGTCGAAGGCGTCGCGGTGGTCGTAGAGGTCGCGGACGCGCCGCTTGAACGAGTCCGGCATCTCCTGGCGGGTGATCGACTGCTGGGTCGGGAAGGGGTACTTGAGCTTCCGGTGGAACGTCGTCGCCTCGCAGGTCTCGCAGTGGCGGTAGTCGCCCTGGCCCTGCCCCGTGTTCTGGACGAACTCGAATCCCTCCTTGCGGAGCATCTGGATGTCCTTCGCGGGCTGGGAACTCGGGAGTTCGCAGGCCGAGCAGTGCCACTCGCAGTCCGCGAGCGTCTCGAAGGTCGCGGCGCGTTTGGTGCCCTCGTTCGAGGGGTTCCAGTCGCGCGTGGCGTACTCGTGGACGCGCTCGCCGAACTCCGTGAGCGCGTAGGTGTCGCCGTCGCGCTCGACGATCCCCTCGGACGCGAACTCGTTGAGGATCGCTTCGAGGTCGGCCTTCGCGCCCGCGTCGCCGCCGCCCGTCACCGTCTTGGTGCCGTCGGCGAGGGAGTCGAGCACCGCGCGTCGCTTCCGGTCTTCCCTGATCGACAGGATCAGGTCCGCCGTCGCCTCGTCCATCCCGGGCATACGCCTACCGATGCTCCGGGGAGTCAAAGGACTACGGGACGGCGGTCGCCCGTCTCACAGCGCGATCAACACGACCGCGACGACGGCGAGCGCCAGGCCGGCCAGGTTCGCGGCGCTGAGCGCGACGTCCAGATACAGGACGCCGACGACCACGGGGACGACGAAGTACAGCGCGGCAATCGCCGAGATGATCGCCATATTTCCTCGCGTGAGCGCGGCGTAGAAACTGATGCTGCCCGCGGCGAGAAACGCGCCCGACGCCAGCGCGAACGCGACGTCCGTGCGCGTGCCGGTGATCGGCCGCTTGGCCCAGAGCACGTAGACCCCGGCGATGGCGATGCTCGCCACGTACGACAGGAAGACGGCGTTGACCGCCGACACCGACCGCGTCGCGAAGCCGGCGGTCACCGCCCACCCGCCGAAAAGGAGCAGCGCCCCCAGCGCCAGCGCGATGCCGGTCGAGATCATACGTCGCTTCCCGTGTCCAGCGACCCGTCGATGGTCCGGTGGGGGTACGGGATCGTGATGCCCGCCTCCTCGAAGCGCTCGGTGACCGACTGGACGAACCGCCCGCGGATCCCCAGGAAGTCCGAGCCGCCGGGATCTTCGATCCAGATCCGGCTCTGCAGGCCGAAGGAGGCCTCGTTGATCTCGACGAGGCGCACCGACGGCGCCGGGTCGTCGAGGATCCCATCCCGGGCTTCGGCCTCCTCGACGATGATGTCCATCGCCTCGTCGATGTCGTCGCCGAGGCCGATCCGGAACGTGAACTTCAGGCGGAGCGTCCCGTTCTTGTCGTAGTTCTTGATCACGCCGTCTGTGAGCTGTGAGTTCGGGACGGTGAGGTGCTCGTTGTCGAAGGTCCGGACCCGGCTCACCCGCAGGCTGATGTCCTCGACGTAGCCGGAGTTGCCCTCCCACTCGATCCAGTCGCCCGTCCGGAACGGCTCGTCCGTGTAGATGAACACGCCCGCGACGAAGTTCTTCAGCACGTCCTGCATCGCGAACCCGATCGCCAGCGTCGCGGCGGCCGTCACCGTCGAGAGCGCCACCAGGATGTTCCCGAAGCCGGCGAAGGAGAAGGCGAGCCCGACGGCGACGAACACCAGGAGGCCGTAGACCACGAGCGTGAGGGGCTTTCGGACGTGCGGCTCGATCCCTCGCCTGTCGAGGAGTTTGGCGACAAGCGGGACGACGGCGAGCTTGCTGACGGCGTAGACCCCCAGGAACACCACGACGAAGACGACCGCCGAGGCGGCTGCGTTCGCGAGCTGCGTCGGGAGCCCCAGCTCCGCGAGCAGTTGGCTGAGAAAGCTATCGGGCCTCGCCGCCGTCTGGAGCGCGGTCGGCGTCATTCTGTCCCCCGCGCCGGGCGTGTCGCTGCCGCGGTCGTGACGTCTCGTGTCCCGAACATCTCACCCGGACTTCGGCCGGGAGACGTTTATTTCGTCGGCCGGCGGACGGCTCGCCCTCGCGAGCGGCGGCGCGGTTCGGGCCTCCGTTTCCCCTGAGTCCCCAGGGACTCATAGTGATTACTCTCGTCTCTTACCGCCGAACGCCACCCCCGGTAACGGCGTTCGGCGGTAAACAGTGAGAGTAATCACTATCAGTCGCCCGCCGTCCGCGCCCGCTGGCGCGCGGCCTCGACGCTCTCGCCGTCGCGCAGGACGGCGTCGACGAACAGCTCGCCCGCCTTGTACGACGAGCGCACCATCGGGCCCGACGCGCAGTAGAGGAAGCCGAGTTCCTCCTCGGCGACCCGCCGCCACGTCTCGAAGGCGTCGGGGTGGACGTACTCGAAGACGTCCAGGTGCGACCGCGAGGGCTGGAGGTACTGGCCGAGGGTCACGATGTCGACGTCCGCCTCTCGGAGGTCCGAGAGCGTCTGGTAGATCTCGTGGTCGTACTCGCCGAGGCCGAGCATCAGGCTCGTCTTGGTGTAGACGTCCGATTCCTCGGACACCTGTTCGAGCACCGACAGCGACTGCTCGTAGCCCGCGCGGCGGTCCCGGACGGGCCACTGGAGGCGCTCTACGGTCTCGACGTTGTGCGCGATCACGTCGGGGCCGGCGTCGACGATCTTCCGTACCAATCGGGGCTCGCCCTGGAAGTCGGGGATGAGCACCTCGACGAGGATGCCGGGATCCCGGTCCTTGATCTCGCGGATGGTCTCGGCGAAGTGCCCCGCGCCCTGGTCGGGCAGGTCGTCGCGGTCGACGGAGGTGAGCACGACGTAGTCCAGACCGATCTCGGCGACGGCGTCGGCGACGTTCGCGGGCTCGTCGGGGTCGAGCGCCTCCATCCCTCCCGTTTCGACGTCGCAGAAGTTACAGCCGCGCGAGCAGCGGTCGCCCATCAGCATGAACGTCGCCGTGCCGGGGCCGTTGCGGCCGCTCCAGCACTCGCCCATATTCGGGCAGTTCGCCTCCTCGCAGACCGTGTGGAGGTCCCGGTCCCGGAGCGTCTCCTTGATGTCGGTGAACCGACGCCCCGACGGCGGTCGCATCTTCAGCCAGTCCGGCTTCCGCCTGCCCGTGCCGCTCATACGCCCACCTTTGTGCGCCCGAGCAAAAGCCTGCGGGTGACGGGCCTCGCCTCGCCGCGGGGGTCGGGTCCGCCGTCGAGTCTGCGACCGCCCGGTCAGGCCGGCAGGTCCATCGCCACCGTCGTTCCGGAGCCGTCCGCCGCGATCAGTCGCAGGTCCCCGCCGCGCGCGTCCGCGACCCACTTGACGAGCCACAGCCCCAGCCCCGAGGCGTGCTGGAGCTGTGTGATCTCCCGGTTCTCGGCGACGACGGACCACTCCGTCTCGGGGATGCCCGGCCCGTCGTCGGTGACCGCGAACCGGATCGTTCCCTCGTCGGTGTCGGTGACCGCGACCTCGACGACCGAGTCCGGCTCGGGGGTCCCGTACTCGATCGCGTTTTCGACCAGTTCCCGCAGCGCGCTCTCGACCAGTTCGTCGTACCGGACGCGCGCCGCCACGTCGACGGCGACCCGAACGTCGACCGCGTCGGATCCGACCGTCGTGGCGACGAGCCGTCGGAGCCGCGATTCGGTCTCCTCGGGCGAGAGCCGGTCGCTCTCGGCGTCGCTGTTCCGGAGCACGCGCTGTATGGCCTGGGCCGTCTCGCTCGTGTCGACGAGCGACCGGCAGGCGCTTGCGATCTCGGTCGCGTGATCGACGAGCCGGTCGTCGTCGGCCTCGGACTTGATGAGGTCCGCCCGGCCCTGGATGACGTTGGTCCGGTTCCGGAGATTGTGCCGGAGGAGCCGATGCAGCACCTGGAGGTGCGTGCCCTGCCGCTTGACCTCCGTCACGTCGGTCAGCACGACGAACGCCCGTTCGACGTCGCCGCTCCTGTAGGGGACGCTCCGGAGCAGGTAGGCGTTCACCCCGCCGTCGGTCCGGGCGCGGACCTCGCGTTCGATCCCGGTCTCGCGCTCGCTGACGTCTTCGAGCGCGTCCCGGATCTCGGCCGGGAGGACCTCGCCGGCGTCGGCGAGCGGGACGCCCTCCAGGTCGTCGTCGGTCCCGTCGGTCAGGTCGACGAACGGCTCGTTGGCGGCGTGGATCTCCGCCTCCTCGCCCCCGAACGACAGATCGACGAGCGGGTCGGTCAGCGAGCCGAACAGTTCGGAAAACCGCGTGTGCTGACGGGACGCCTCCTCCTGTGCCAGGCGGAGTTCGCGGATGTTCTGGACGGTCCCGACCACGCCGTCCCCGCTGGGTTGGGCGATCGGCGTCGCCGAGATCCGGGCGGGGACCACGCCGCCGTCGCGGGTCTCCAGGCCCGTCTCGACGGCGTCGGAGTCACCCGAAAGCGAGACCAGCCGCTCGGCGACCGCGTCGTCGTCGAGGACGTCCGCGATGTTCGTTCCGACGAGCCGCGAGCGCGTCGTCCCGAGCGTCTCCGCCAGCGACTCAGTCACCAGCGTGAACGCGCCCTCGTCGTCGATGGTGAACAGCATATCGTCGACCGTCTCGACGAGCGCCTCGTACCGCCGCCGCTCCTGGTCGCGCTCGACGCGCTCGAACACCGATTCGGCGGTCGCGGTCAGCAGTTCGAGGAAGCGCCGCTCGTCCTCGCTGAATCCGTCCTCGTCCCGGTGGCCGACGCTGAGTACCCGCGAGTCGCCGATCGGGAGGTACATGCTCGCGTCGATCGGGGTGTCCGGGAGGTGGTCCTCGTCGGCGGCGGTGACGGTTCGCCCCTCCGTGAACGCCGTCCCGACGTGGCCCTCGTCGGCGTCGTAGCGCGGCCGCTCGCCCAGCGTCCCGGCGACGCCGTCGGACGCCGCGATCGGGACGAGCTCGTCGGTCGCCGCGTCGTGTTCGCGGACGACCGCGCCGTCGGTCTCGATGGTGTTGGCCGCGACGTCGACGACCCGCTCTGCGACCGCCGTGGTCGTCTCGGCGGCGACCATGTCCTGGGTGGCCTCCAGCAGATTGTTCAGGATCCGCTGGCGCCGACGCTGGCGGCTGATGTCCCGGAGGGTGCCCACGGTCCCGGAGAAGGAGCCGTCCTCCAGCGGCCGCAGCGTCATCCGGTCGGTACACGGGATCCGCTCGCCGTCTTTCGTGATCAGTTCGACGTCGAGCTTGGCGATCGAGATCTCCCGCTCCGCCGAATCGTCGGTCCCCCGCAGCAGTTCCCTGAGGGCGTCTTCGGCCTCCTCGACGGTCCGGTCGTCCTTGATCAGGTGGACCGACGAGCCCAGGAGCTCCTCGCGGTCGTAGCCGGTGATCTCGCAGAGCGCGTCGTTGACGAAGATGAACCGCCCCTCCTCGTCGAGGATGTAGACGGCGTCGCCGACGGTCTTCACCAGGTACTCGTACAGCGTCTGATCCGTCGCGCCCCGCCGCTTTGCGGTGATCTCGCGGACGTAGGCCGCCGCCCCGTCGTCGTCCGGGTAGATCGTGACCTCGAACCACCGGTCGTCGGGCGTCGTGACCTCCACTCGCGTCACCTCGCCCGTCTCTCGGGCCTCTCGGAGTTCGCCTCTGATCTGTTCGGCCGACGCGGGCGTGAGGACGTCCCACAGCGACGCCCCGACGGCGTCGGCGCCGTCGACGTCGAGGAACCCCGCCGCCGCGCTGTTGAGGTAGGTCACGGCGTCGTCGCCGTCCACCTCGATGATCCCGTCGTCGATACGCTCTAACGCCCGGACCGGGCCGCTGTCGGTGCCCACGGCTCGGTCCGGATCGGTGCCCGCGCCGCTCCCACCGACGCTTCCGAACGCGCGTTCGGCCTTCGCCGCGAGGAGCGCGGGGTCGTCTCCCGGCGTCCAGGTCAGGGCGTCGACCGCGCCGGCGTCGAGCGCCCGCGCGGCCGCCGCGGCGTCGGCCGACACCCAGACCGTCGGGCGATCGATGCGCTCCGGGACGGCGTCGGCGGCGAACACGATGGCTCCGGCATCTTTCCGAGAGGGCGAGTCGGCGCCGAACGCCGCGGCGTCGGCGAGTTCGCCGATGGCGAGTTCGGTCCTGGCCGCGAGCGTTTCCAGCACGGATTCGAGTTCGTCTCGTGTGGCGGTGTACTCGCCGTCCACGTACGGACGGACGGACAGAGCGTGCGTTTCCGAGACGGGAGACATTCGGTTTTGGGACCATCTCGGGACCGTTACTTCAACGTTGGTGCCGGCTTATCAGATGTGATCTTCTCGGGAGTTTTCGGCCGCTGCGGGGCCCGTTCTCCGGACCGACGGCCGGTGATTGCGACCGATTGTCATTACCCAAAAATGATTATGTTTTGCTCCCGTAGCCGCCGCAAATGCTCCACGCGAAGGGACCGCTCTGCACGGTCGACCTCTCCGACCGCACAGCGACCCGCACCGACATCGACGACCTCCTCGCCGAGACGATCGGCGGCCGGGCGACGGCGACGCACC
This is a stretch of genomic DNA from Halobellus sp. MBLA0158. It encodes these proteins:
- a CDS encoding EamA family transporter: MISTGIALALGALLLFGGWAVTAGFATRSVSAVNAVFLSYVASIAIAGVYVLWAKRPITGTRTDVAFALASGAFLAAGSISFYAALTRGNMAIISAIAALYFVVPVVVGVLYLDVALSAANLAGLALAVVAVVLIAL
- the lipA gene encoding lipoyl synthase; the encoded protein is MSGTGRRKPDWLKMRPPSGRRFTDIKETLRDRDLHTVCEEANCPNMGECWSGRNGPGTATFMLMGDRCSRGCNFCDVETGGMEALDPDEPANVADAVAEIGLDYVVLTSVDRDDLPDQGAGHFAETIREIKDRDPGILVEVLIPDFQGEPRLVRKIVDAGPDVIAHNVETVERLQWPVRDRRAGYEQSLSVLEQVSEESDVYTKTSLMLGLGEYDHEIYQTLSDLREADVDIVTLGQYLQPSRSHLDVFEYVHPDAFETWRRVAEEELGFLYCASGPMVRSSYKAGELFVDAVLRDGESVEAARQRARTAGD
- a CDS encoding PAS domain S-box protein, which gives rise to MSPVSETHALSVRPYVDGEYTATRDELESVLETLAARTELAIGELADAAAFGADSPSRKDAGAIVFAADAVPERIDRPTVWVSADAAAAARALDAGAVDALTWTPGDDPALLAAKAERAFGSVGGSGAGTDPDRAVGTDSGPVRALERIDDGIIEVDGDDAVTYLNSAAAGFLDVDGADAVGASLWDVLTPASAEQIRGELREARETGEVTRVEVTTPDDRWFEVTIYPDDDGAAAYVREITAKRRGATDQTLYEYLVKTVGDAVYILDEEGRFIFVNDALCEITGYDREELLGSSVHLIKDDRTVEEAEDALRELLRGTDDSAEREISIAKLDVELITKDGERIPCTDRMTLRPLEDGSFSGTVGTLRDISRQRRRQRILNNLLEATQDMVAAETTTAVAERVVDVAANTIETDGAVVREHDAATDELVPIAASDGVAGTLGERPRYDADEGHVGTAFTEGRTVTAADEDHLPDTPIDASMYLPIGDSRVLSVGHRDEDGFSEDERRFLELLTATAESVFERVERDQERRRYEALVETVDDMLFTIDDEGAFTLVTESLAETLGTTRSRLVGTNIADVLDDDAVAERLVSLSGDSDAVETGLETRDGGVVPARISATPIAQPSGDGVVGTVQNIRELRLAQEEASRQHTRFSELFGSLTDPLVDLSFGGEEAEIHAANEPFVDLTDGTDDDLEGVPLADAGEVLPAEIRDALEDVSERETGIEREVRARTDGGVNAYLLRSVPYRSGDVERAFVVLTDVTEVKRQGTHLQVLHRLLRHNLRNRTNVIQGRADLIKSEADDDRLVDHATEIASACRSLVDTSETAQAIQRVLRNSDAESDRLSPEETESRLRRLVATTVGSDAVDVRVAVDVAARVRYDELVESALRELVENAIEYGTPEPDSVVEVAVTDTDEGTIRFAVTDDGPGIPETEWSVVAENREITQLQHASGLGLWLVKWVADARGGDLRLIAADGSGTTVAMDLPA
- a CDS encoding mechanosensitive ion channel family protein; the encoded protein is MTPTALQTAARPDSFLSQLLAELGLPTQLANAAASAVVFVVVFLGVYAVSKLAVVPLVAKLLDRRGIEPHVRKPLTLVVYGLLVFVAVGLAFSFAGFGNILVALSTVTAAATLAIGFAMQDVLKNFVAGVFIYTDEPFRTGDWIEWEGNSGYVEDISLRVSRVRTFDNEHLTVPNSQLTDGVIKNYDKNGTLRLKFTFRIGLGDDIDEAMDIIVEEAEARDGILDDPAPSVRLVEINEASFGLQSRIWIEDPGGSDFLGIRGRFVQSVTERFEEAGITIPYPHRTIDGSLDTGSDV